A portion of the Candidatus Thermoplasmatota archaeon genome contains these proteins:
- a CDS encoding transposase family protein: MLTYEKLSRKPKMFHTFTGLTPKEFDKIYKQLEQRYPQYEQKRLTRKKRKRAIGAGRPYKLPLKERTVMLLMYYRLYITYSLLEYLFDLDQSNVYRNIALIEPVLKTCIPIPE; this comes from the coding sequence ATGTTGACCTATGAAAAATTATCAAGAAAGCCAAAGATGTTTCACACATTCACCGGACTAACACCCAAAGAATTCGACAAAATATATAAGCAATTGGAACAGCGATACCCTCAGTATGAACAGAAACGATTGACTCGAAAGAAGAGAAAACGAGCAATCGGTGCAGGAAGACCCTATAAACTCCCGCTCAAGGAACGAACAGTGATGCTGTTGATGTACTATAGACTGTACATCACCTACAGTCTCCTTGAATATCTCTTTGATCTGGACCAAAGCAACGTCTACCGGAATATTGCTCTCATTGAACCAGTGCTTAAAACCTGCATTCCGATACCAGAGA